The Maridesulfovibrio zosterae DSM 11974 genome contains a region encoding:
- a CDS encoding FAD-dependent oxidoreductase, with the protein MILSSLLVLIGLGFTAATILAAASKILHVKEDPRIAQVENVLPGVNCGGCGYAGCSGAANAVIAGKSGANVCVIGGIETAKAVGSVMGLEVLEMEPELAFRDCTGGKRAEELFNYEGAGDCRAQALLYDGSITCPEGCLGLGTCEAVCPFDAIDMNPEGLPVIDPLACRACRKCVDACPRGVLSIVSMSAKLIHQEEITDCLAPCQQKCPGQINIPRYIEAANKGDYAEAVNIIRERNPLLLVCGRVCPRPCEDVCRRKHVDKPVGINMIKRFVADWEMKNNLRLKIPCAKNTGRKVAVIGGGPAGLSCAYFLRRLGHSPTIFESMPELGGQLRYGIPEYRLPKKDLKWEIQGIIDLGIDVQLNKNFGVDISIETLQQDGFESFFLGIGAWASGSLRIDGEDAEGVLSGTEFLTSIGLGQRPGIGQKVIVVGGGNTAIDAARTSIRLGCDVTMLYRRTRNEMPANTEEIDAAADEGVKFIFLSAPTKVITNNGVATHLECVKMELGEPDKSGRRRPVPVKGSEVRYPVDTIISAIGQKPQLSCFYTDGEEQCQIDFTNWRTINADPDTLQTSIPYVFAGGDAFSGPDLVISAVGAGRRAARSIHDLLTTETIPVTENIMRDLIPYTLFADVDGCKQKERSKMPHLCEGDERISTFSEVEGCLCEEDLKLETSRCLRCGLICYDRDIPLEDIRTSRVGEKVK; encoded by the coding sequence CCGGCGTTAACTGCGGTGGTTGCGGTTATGCAGGATGCTCCGGCGCAGCTAATGCCGTTATTGCTGGAAAATCCGGGGCTAATGTCTGCGTTATCGGAGGAATAGAAACAGCCAAAGCTGTTGGTAGTGTAATGGGACTGGAAGTTCTCGAAATGGAACCGGAACTGGCATTTAGGGACTGTACCGGCGGAAAACGGGCCGAAGAACTTTTCAATTACGAAGGAGCCGGAGACTGTCGTGCCCAGGCTCTGCTTTACGATGGCAGTATTACATGTCCCGAAGGTTGTCTCGGCCTCGGAACCTGTGAGGCAGTATGTCCATTTGATGCAATTGATATGAATCCTGAAGGCCTGCCTGTCATCGATCCGCTGGCTTGCAGAGCCTGCCGAAAATGTGTTGATGCCTGTCCCCGAGGTGTTCTGTCCATTGTATCCATGAGTGCAAAACTGATTCATCAGGAAGAGATCACTGACTGCCTTGCTCCCTGTCAGCAAAAATGTCCCGGTCAAATAAATATTCCACGCTACATTGAGGCAGCCAATAAAGGAGATTACGCCGAAGCAGTCAACATTATACGTGAACGTAATCCCCTGCTGCTGGTCTGCGGCAGAGTTTGTCCACGACCATGCGAAGATGTCTGCCGTCGCAAGCATGTAGATAAACCTGTCGGAATTAACATGATCAAACGGTTTGTTGCTGACTGGGAAATGAAGAATAATCTGCGTCTCAAAATTCCGTGCGCAAAAAATACAGGACGCAAAGTGGCTGTTATCGGCGGCGGTCCTGCCGGACTTTCCTGCGCATATTTTCTACGCCGTCTGGGGCACAGTCCCACTATTTTTGAATCAATGCCTGAGCTTGGTGGCCAGTTACGCTATGGAATTCCAGAATACAGACTTCCAAAAAAAGATTTAAAATGGGAAATTCAAGGCATTATCGATCTAGGAATTGACGTACAGCTAAACAAAAATTTTGGCGTTGATATTTCTATAGAAACACTTCAACAAGATGGATTTGAATCATTTTTTCTTGGAATTGGAGCATGGGCCAGCGGATCGTTACGAATTGATGGGGAAGATGCTGAAGGAGTATTATCAGGAACGGAATTTCTTACATCAATAGGTCTGGGACAAAGGCCGGGAATAGGACAGAAAGTAATAGTTGTAGGTGGTGGAAATACAGCCATTGATGCCGCACGAACAAGCATTCGTCTTGGCTGTGACGTTACTATGCTTTATAGAAGAACCAGAAATGAGATGCCGGCCAACACGGAAGAAATTGATGCGGCAGCCGACGAAGGAGTAAAATTTATTTTTCTATCAGCTCCAACCAAAGTCATCACGAATAACGGTGTTGCAACTCACCTTGAATGCGTCAAAATGGAGCTTGGAGAACCGGATAAATCAGGACGGCGACGCCCGGTTCCTGTAAAAGGTTCTGAAGTTCGCTATCCCGTGGATACTATTATTTCTGCCATTGGCCAAAAGCCACAACTTTCCTGTTTTTATACTGATGGTGAAGAGCAATGTCAGATTGATTTTACCAACTGGCGTACTATCAACGCTGACCCTGATACATTGCAAACATCAATTCCCTATGTCTTTGCCGGAGGCGATGCTTTTTCAGGTCCCGATCTTGTCATTTCCGCAGTAGGAGCAGGCAGGCGTGCAGCACGTTCAATACATGACCTGCTTACAACAGAAACTATTCCTGTGACTGAGAATATCATGCGAGACCTCATCCCCTATACTCTTTTCGCAGATGTAGACGGATGCAAACAAAAAGAACGCTCTAAAATGCCGCATCTTTGCGAAGGAGATGAAAGGATATCTACTTTCAGTGAAGTTGAAGGCTGCTTATGTGAAGAGGATTTGAAGCTTGAGACTTCACGTTGCCTGCGCTGTGGATTGATCTGCTATGACCGCGATATTCCACTCGAAGATATTAGGACTTCACG